A region of Ictalurus furcatus strain D&B chromosome 1, Billie_1.0, whole genome shotgun sequence DNA encodes the following proteins:
- the LOC128609054 gene encoding steroid 21-hydroxylase: MFCAAMVILNSSELIREALVKKWSDFAGRPHSYTADKVSGGGYSISLGDYSEEWKSQRRLAHSALQHCVAESLHCLIEEQALYLKQVLLDYNKKPVDLSEDFTVATSNIITMLAFGKSYEKSSVHFQELHGCLNRIVSLWGSPWISALDSFPLLRKLPNASFTRLMEEVSRRDELIGGHLYELKQKRDSKEGQDFAAPLLQYLQSPEGRVPKMTLTDSHIHMTTVDLIIGGTETTAAWLSWTIAFLLHRPEVQTRVYEELNSVLKGQYPCYSDRHRLPYLCAVINEVLRLRPVAPLAVPHKAIRDSSIAGYFIPKNTIVIPNLFGAHHDPEVWPDPHSFRPERFLEGDGSCLRALIPFGGGARLCLGESVAKMEMFLFTGYLLRDFQFLPASSEEPLPDLRGVASVVLKAKPYKVIACPRA; encoded by the exons aTGTTTTGTGCAGCAATGGTTATTCTGAACAGTAGTGAGCTTATTCGTGAGGCTCTGGTCAAAAAGTGGTCTGATTTTGCAGGAAGACCGCATTCATACACGG CTGATAAAGTGTCAGGTGGGGGCTACTCCATCTCTCTGGGTGATTACAGCGAAGAGTGGAAGTCCCAGAGGCGCCTGGCCCATAGTGCTTTGCAGCACTGTGTTGCTGAGTCTCTTCACTGTCTGATAGAAGAGCAAGCGCTATACCTCAAACAG GTGTTACTGGACTATAACAAGAAGCCTGTGGACCTGTCAGAAGACTTCACTGTAGCAACCAGTAACATCATTACAATGCTAGCCTTTGGAAAATCA taTGAGAAGAGCTCAGTACATTTTCAGGAGCTACATGGCTGTCTGAATAGGATCGTGTCTCTATGGGGTTCACCATGGATCTCAGCTCTGGACTCTTTCCCTCTGCTCAGA AAGTTGCCAAATGCTTCCTTTACTCGTTTAATGGAAGAGGTATCTAGAAGAGATGAGCTCATTGGCGGCCACTTATATGAGTTAAAG CAAAAGAGAGATAGCAAAGAAGGCCAAGATTTTGCAGCACCCCTCCTACAGTACCTTCAATCACCAGAAGGAAGAGTACCCAAGATG ACTCTGACAGACAGCCATATACACATGACAACAGTGGACCTGATCATAGGGGGAACAGAGACGACTGCTGCGTGGCTCAGCTGGACCATTGCCTTCCTCTTACATAGGCCAGAG GTTCAGACTAGAGTGTATGAGGAGCTAAATAGCGTGCTGAAGGGTCAGTATCCTTGCTACAGTGACAGACACAGGCTGCCTTATCTGTGTGCAGTGATTAATGAGGTGCTGAGATTGAGGCCTGTGGCTCCACTTGCTGTACCACACAAAGCCATCAGAGACAGCAG CATTGCAGGATATTTCATCCCTAAAAACACCATTGTTATCCCCAATTTATTTGGAGCTCATCATGATCCAGAGGTTTGGCCTGACCCACACAGCTTTAGACCAG AGCGCTTTTTGGAGGGAGATGGGAGCTGTCTCCGGGCTCTAATACCTTTCGGAGGGGGTGCTCGGCTATGCCTCGGGGAGTCTGTAGCTAAAATGGAGATGTTCCTCTTCACTGGATATCTGCTACGGGACTTTCAGTTTCTTCCTGCCAGCTCTGAGGAGCCTCTGCCTGACCTGCGTGGTGTAGCCAGCGTGGTTCTAAAAGCCAAGCCCTACAAAGTTATCGCCTGTCCTAGAGCCTAA
- the LOC128609047 gene encoding uncharacterized protein LOC128609047: protein MNPTESHLGFDHYPALMDVVHELIPVSANIILTLSALPAAFHLFRDHRAPSVGFFLIACSSFLAVIPLPPALSQVQRDLEWAGEILGPSLSAFSFLWLSEDRWTAHVLLIGTALLPMLSDWLSEDGLVIMTRCVSLSAFSCALTVCMFAASGTGVVGSVALSLPALLAPRVGAGSMTSLISSQGERGLLGWSLKVIMAVGCWTTKSALDTFLQDLKGWDRTL from the exons atgaATCCAACAGaaagccatttgggatttgaCCATTATCC GGCCTTGATGGACGTTGTACACGAGTTGATCCCAGTGTCTGCAAACATCATTCTGACACTCTCGGCTCTGCCTGCTGCTTTTCACCTGTTCAGG GACCACCGAGCTCCCTCAGTGGGTTTTTTCCTCATTGCATGCTCTTCATTTCTGGCTGTTATCCCTCTGCCCCCAGCTCTGTCACAAGTCCAGAGAGATCTCGAGTGGGCAGGCGAGATACTGGGCCCGTCCCTGTCTGCCTTCAGCTTTTTGTGGCTCAGTGAAGATCGTTGGACTGCCCATGTACTCCTGATTGGTACGGCGCTTCTTCCGATGCTCTCCGATTGGCTGTCGGAGGACGGCTTGGTGATCATGACGCGCTGTGTGTCCTTGTCAGCATTCTCGTGTGCTCTGACAGTGTGCATGTTTGCTGCCAGTGGGACTGGTGTGGTGGGCAGTGTGGccctcagccttcctgctcttCTGGCCCCCAGGGTCGGAGCTGGCAGCATGACCTCGCTGATATCTTCACAGGGTGAAAGAGGACTATTGGGGTGGAGTCTGAAAGTCATCATGGCTGTAGGGTGCTGGACAACAAAGTCAGCTTTAGATACATTCCTCCAGGATTTGAAGGGCTGGGACCGAACCCTATGA
- the tnxba gene encoding tenascin-R, producing the protein MNKSAALKPQNLPLCIDTICSGVQCPNNCNKNGKCVNGKCVCQAGFTGIDCSKGANKENKLSSDSSTGKQEASAQEQSKANNTIITKKDKGERQGRGPATVGKSPLNKDLPLSNNVTQSTVKKSNGTLKVLMKLAKSTKESANETVKTNPEKVKLSILSTVTSTKNDQKQSQDSVMKDPKGGTTVGEQKLEKHANATEEFKGKDQKKHKGDEKKVLERLLNITTSTEKDKKPIKESVTLFKEGSSGKTLVGKHSNVTTSTEKDRKPSQDSVTLFKEGSSEKTLVGKHSNVTTSTEKDRKPSQDSVTLFKEGSSEKTLVGKHSNVTTYRKPSQDSVTLFKEGSSEKTLVGKHSEVTTSIEKDKKPSQGNITQPKEGSSEKKMVEKLSNVTISINKDKTLRQSNHLPKDGSSGKRKVDKFQNATAANNKDIELLEDDETTPKKKATSGSKKGLTHVHVTASTEKDKKLNQGNVKHLNVTNFTEKDRKNQSKVIPRKEKIVGKRIECFFGQKRKKLGKETAQKLVNTMTSTGKDNKIHQGNVTLHKDESSRKTKLDSVITSTEKIKKLQQRNETKVLNDVTTEKERMEKYLNVTTFTDKDKKRYKSNTTLIKEGSSQKGKADNVNVKKSNEKGKKFLQGDETTAVTKVISVTEEKGVNATTTSEKGKSLHHSHKADASRLNKVNSDLKNSTIPKTHVDRTTKLTDIIPVEVHNITATGFVITWKAPLGLFRNFTVTRKEAWSERSSEDDAEEAEKRKGGDIKADEVLAGSARSYHFKNLRPQRKYSVSLISSGPHVQSKVHHLFVSTAPEPPTELLFSNITETSLTLSWTKPKSTVTGFKVTYTNSANGVTGSMSVDSQLSHVLISMLSVGSRYEISVRSVMGAIESEATTASVVTVPDSPTDLQAVNVTDSKALLVWKPAQAKVDHYILSYGSTRSPNVTVTVMLSGTSVEHQLRGLQRYTLYAVKIMSQINSLQSSSVSTTFTTKSGVTFQVVTPSKVTWNSALILWKTTPLTFRSYRLTYQFGEEIKEVILSPNVTQYELTDLVASSHYTVKVDGEIEGQYISVVSTGFTTAQLPYPYPAECSKVQLNGMKKSGEAEIYPEGKDGEAVWVYCDMETDGGGWTVFQRRADGSTDFFRDWKDYSKGFGEMSAEFWLGNDVLHALTSMEPMSLRIDLRLGNETAYAHYSNFSVGSEVNHYTIELSGYSGTAGDSLKYHSGSPFSTKDKEPSTNSGHCTKKYMGGWWYKNCYKANLNGAYAKFSMDQGVVWIDWKGKDVSLPFTEMKLRPASLSYVTPNTQG; encoded by the exons ATGAATAAATCTGCTGCACTCAAACCACAGAATTTGCCCCTGTGTATAGACACCATCTGCTCTGGAGTACAGTGCCCAAATAACTGCAACAAGAATGGAAAGTGTGTCAATGGAAAATGTGTATGTCAGGCTGGTTTCACTGGCATTGACTGCAGCAAAG gtGCTAACAAGGAAAATAAGCTGTCCTCTGATAGTAGCACTGGCAAACAAGAGGCATCAGCCCAGGAACAATCGAAGgcaaacaatacaataataaCTAAAAAGGACAAAGGGGAAAGGCAAGGAAGAGGTCCAGCAACTGTCGGAAAAAGTCCATTGAACAAAGATTTGCCTCTGAGCAATAATGTGACTCAAAGCACTGTGAAGAAATCTAATGGAACGTTAAAAGTTTTAATGAAACTGGCAAAAAGTACTAAAGAGTCAGCAAATGAAACTGTTAAAACAAATCCAGAAAAAGTGAAGTTGTCAATTTTGTCAACTGTTACTTCTACTAAAAATGACCAAAAGCAATCCCAGGACAGTGTTATGAAGGATCCTAAAGGAGGAACAACTGTTGGAGAACAAAAGTTGGAGAAGCATGCAAATGCAACAGAAGAGTTCAAAGGAAAAGATCAAAAGAAACACAAAGGCGATGAAAAGAAAGTTTTGGAAAGGCTTCTAAATATCACTACATCCACTGAGAAAGACAAAAAGCCAATCAAGGAGAGTGTTACACTTTTTAAAGAAGGCTCATCTGGAAAGACATTGGTGGGGAAACACTCAAATGTTACTACTTCCACTGAAAAAGACAGGAAACCAAGCCAGGACAGTGTGACACTTTTTAAAGAAGGCTCATCTGAAAAGACATTGGTGGGGAAACACTCAAATGTTACTACTTCCACTGAAAAAGACAGGAAACCAAGCCAGGACAGTGTGACACTTTTTAAAGAAGGCTCATCTGAAAAGACATTGGTGGGGAAACACTCAAATGTTACTACTTACAGGAAACCAAGCCAGGACAGTGTGACACTTTTTAAAGAAGGATCATCTGAAAAGACATTGGTGGGAAAACACTCAGAGGTTACTACTTCcattgaaaaagacaaaaagccaAGCCAGGGCAACATCACACAACCTAAAGAAGGAtcatctgaaaagaaaatggtggAAAAACTTTCAAATGTGACTATTTCCATTAATAAAGACAAGACGTTGCGTCAAAGCAACCACCTACCTAAGGATGGCTCATCAGGAAAGAGAAAAGTAGACAAGTTTCAGAATGCTACAGCTGCCAATAACAAAGACATCGAGTTACTAGAGGATGATGAGACAACgcctaaaaaaaaagcaacatctGGAAGCAAAAAGGGGTTAACACATGTACATGTGACTGCTTCCACTGAAAAGGACAAGAAGCTAAACCAGGGCAATGTCAAGCATCTAAATGTAACTAATTTTACTGAAAAAGACAGGAAGAACCAGAGCAAAGTCATACCTCGTAAAGAAAAAATTGTTGGAAAAAGGATAGAATGTTTCTTCGGTCAGAAAAGGAAGAAGTTAGGAAAGGAAACAGCACAGAAACTCGTAAACACAATGACCTCTACTGGAAAGGACAATAAGATACACCAGGGCAATGTTACACTTCATAAAGATGAATCGTCTAGAAAGACAAAGCTAGACAGTGTAATAACCTCCACTGAGAAGATAAAAAAGTTACAACAGCGCAATGAGACAAAAGTTCTTAATGACGTTACAACTGAAAAGGAAAGAATGGAAAAATATCTGAATGTGACTACTTTCACTGATAAGGACAAGAAGCGTTACAAGAGTAACACCACACTTATTAAAGAAGGGTCATCTCAGAAGGGAAAGGCtgacaatgtaaatgtaaaaaagtcCAACGAGAAAGGCAAGAAGTTTCTACAAGGTGATGAGACAACAGCTGTCACAAAAGTAATATCTGTAACAGAAGAGAAAGGTGTAAATGCAACTACCACCAGTGAAAAAGGCAAGAGTTTGCACCACAGTCACAAAGCAGATGCATCTAGGTTGAACAAAGTaaacagtgatttaaaaaatagcaCAATTCCTAAAACTCATGTTGACAGGACAACAAAATTAACTGACATCATACCAGTTGAGGTTCACAACATAACTGCCACTGGGTTTGTTATCACGTGGAAAGCTCCTCTGGGATTATTCAGGAATTTCACAGTAACAAGGAAGGAAGCTTGGTCAGAAAGAAGCAGTGAGGATGATGCAGAGGAAGCTGAGAAACGCAAAGGTGGTGATATAAAGGCAGATGAG GTTCTTGCGGGAAGTGCTCGCTCCTATCATTTCAAGAATCTTCGACCACAGAGAAAGTACTCTGTGTCCTTGATCAGCTCTGGGCCTCATGTACAATCCAAAGTTCACCATCTGTTTGTTTCCACAG CACCTGAACCACCGACAGAACTGCTGTTCAGCAACATTACAGAAACATCTCTCACCTTGTCTTGGACCAAACCTAAAAGCACAGTAACAGGATTCAAAGTTACATACACCAATTCTGCAAATG GAGTGACAGGATCCATGTCTGTTGACTCACAGTTGTCGCATGTTCTCATTTCCATGCTCTCTGTTGGTTCCCGGTATGAAATTAGTGTCAGATCAGTTATGGGAGCAATAGAGAGTGAAGCAACCACAGCCTCAGTTGTTACAG TACCTGACTCTCCCACTGACCTCCAGGCTGTGAACGTCACAGACAGTAAAGCACTGTTGGTATGGAAGCCTGCTCAAGCTAAAGTTGATCATTATATCCTCAGTTATGGTTCTACAAGAT cTCCTAATGTGACAGTGACAGTGATGTTGTCTGGCACTTCTGTGGAGCACCAGCTCCGAGGTCTACAAAGATATACCCTCTATGCAGTAAAGATCATGAGCCAGATCAACAGTCTCCAGAGTAGCTCTGTTTCCACAACCTTCACAACAAAAAGTG gaGTAACGTTTCAGGTAGTGACACCTAGTAAAGTCACCTGGAATTCAGCTTTGATTTTATGGAAGACCACTCCTTTAACTTTCAGAAGCTATAGACTTACATACCAGTTTGGAGAAGAGATTAAG GAGGTGATCCTGAGTCCAAATGTGACCCAGTACGAGTTAACTGATCTGGTGGCATCTTCTCACTACACTGTAAAAGTAGATGGAGAAATTGAGGGGCAGTACATCAGTGTCGTTTCTACTGGATTTACAACAG CGCAATTGCCTTACCCATACCCAGCCGAATGCTCCAAGGTGCAGCTGAATGGCATGAAGAAGTCAGGAGAGGCTGAGATTTACCCTGAGGGCAAAGATGGAGAGGCAGTGTGGGTCTACTGTGATATGGAGACTGATGGAGGAGGCTGGACA GTATTCCAGAGGCGAGCTGATGGATCTACTGATTTCTTCAGAGACTGGAAAGATTATAGCAAAGGCTTTGGAGAAATGAGTGCAGAATTTTGGCTTG GAAATGACGTCCTTCATGCTCTGACCAGCATGGAACCAATGAGCCTGCGCATCGATTTGCGTTTAGGAAATGAAACGGCCTACGCTCATTACTCCAACTTCTCTGTGGGGTCGGAGGTGAACCACTACACGATTGAGCTGTCTGGATACTCTGGCACAGCTG GGGATTCCTTGAAATACCACAGTGGTTCTCCTTTCTCAACTAAGGACAAGGAACCCAGCACTAATAGTGGCCATTGTACAAAGAAATACATGGGAGGTTGGTGGTACAAGAACTGCTACAAAGCCAACCTCAATGGTGCCTATGCCAAATTCTCGATGGACCAG GGAGTGGTGTGGATTGATTGGAAGGGCAAGGACGTCTCCCTCCCATTTACTGAGATGAAGCTGCGGCCTGCCTCGTTGAGCTACGTGACACCGAACACCCAAGGCTAG